A region from the Nymphalis io chromosome 9, ilAglIoxx1.1, whole genome shotgun sequence genome encodes:
- the LOC126770543 gene encoding uncharacterized protein LOC126770543, which yields MWFPWIALLVSCALVGGEQTEEPVATTTRAPPRTLDRQAGELAWRTWLQSPEDGNQNAPPRRITTKSLFITPLVCPKGHRLDGTACVQVVTVNKADHERILLEQLNALFTTAPNNGDVLYDYGDEDPGPLQLSIPIGLDPQSSPQDPSAQAQDPSIVKVDKKGENTDSSIEAELELLKLQQANSKLNNTISQDGSNILSHNVLHNLLSYSDKPKRDSPMLNSTENETQLNNTDEGQKEIVFGHVNIDPVIYDTETQNNQDLIMESETEKANAEELDREIENAPLANNNKKTATVHDAHSPVNSVDLSNSTVLVLKKDSEDTKLSPENDYSDIGEAIKLISRYAEVSTDDNFAKDDKKLSSTEEDSVLGTRTKLQYRRNKPKVSDHLKDPDTHVSDIIIKDDATIEKMYPKNIVYYRYPWPSENTDSRSPNYPFRHLQDYWPGRSQIGGVYNTMHENPRRHHHSYPHYFRPRGSTYADFPETHLGLQETYPGLRRYPHKIAEHNPSPIRSHANNQDLYSLLGLRHWFSSEGASKR from the exons ATGTGGTTTCCGTGGATCGCGTTGCTGGTGTCGTGTGCACTGGTGGGAGGAGAGCAGACTGAGGAGCCCGTGGCCACTACCACCCGAGCACCACCACGCACTCTTGACAGGCAAGCGGGTGAACTAGCTTGGCGCACCTGGCTCCAAAGTCCTGAAGATGGAAATCAAAATGCTCCACCTAGAAGAATAACTACGAAATCGCTTTTCATCACTCCGCTAGTCTGCCCTAAAGGACACCGACTAGATGGAACTGCTTGCGTCCAG GTGGTGACAGTAAACAAAGCTGATCATGAACGTATCTTATTAGAGCAATTAAACGCTCTTTTTACTACGGCTCCTAACAACGGCGATGTACTCTATGACTATGGTGACGAAGATCCGGGACCCCTGCAATTGTCTATCCCAATTGGCCTAGATCCGCAAAGCTCACCGCAAGATCCATCTGCACAG GCTCAAGATCCGAGTATCGTAAAAGTCGACAAAAAAGGCGAAAATACTGATAGTAGCATTGAAGCTGAATTAGAACTTTTAAAACTACAACAAGCTAATTCTAAACTCAACAATACTATTTCACAGGATGGCAGTAATATTCTTTCTCATAACGTATTACACAACTTGCTGTCTTATTCTGATAAACCTAAAAGAGACAGTCCTATGTTAAACTCAACTGAGAATGAAACACAGTTAAATAACACGGACGAAGGCCAAAAAGAAATTGTGTTTGGGCACGTAAATATTGATCCCGTAATTTACGATACAGAAACTCAAAATAATCAGGATCTCATCATGGAATCTGAAACAGAAAAGGCAAACGCAGAAGAATTAGACAGAGAGATAGAAAACGCACCgctagctaataataataaaaaaacggcTACTGTGCACGATGCTCACTCCCCTGTAAATTCAGTGGATTTATCTAATTCAACTGTATTAGTCTTAAAAAAGGACTCCGAAGATACCAAATTAAGTCCTGAAAACGATTACTCTGATATCGGAGAAGCTATTAAACTGATAAGCAGATACGCCGAAGTTTCAACAGATGATAATTTTGCCAAAGACGACAAGAAGCTATCTTCAACTGAAGAAGACAGTGTTTTAGGGACACGTACAAAATTACAGTATAGACGCAACAAACCAAAGGTATCAGATCACTTAAAAGATCCGGACACTCATGTCTCCGATATAATCATAAAAGATGACGCAACCATTGAAAAAATGTACccgaaaaatattgtatactacCGATATCCTTGGCCAAGTGAGAACACAGATTCACGGTCACCTAATTATCCATTTCGACATCTACAAGACTATTGGCCTGGTCGTAGTCAAATTGGAGGAGTTTATAACACGATGCATGAAAATCCAAGACGCCACCATCATTCATATCCTCACTATTTTCGACCCCGTGGTTCTACATATGCGGATTTTCCTGAAACTCATCTTGGACTTCAAGAGACTTACCCTGGACTTCGGCGTTATCCACACAAGATTGCTGAACATAATCCTAGTCCAATAAGATCTCACGCTAACAACCAAGATTTGTACAGCCTGCTCGGTTTAAGGCACTGGTTCAGTAGTGAAGGAGCGTCAAAAAGATAG